ATCAACTCACCCGGAGGATCGGTATATGCCGGTCTGGGGATTTACGACACCATGCAGTTCGTATCGAGCAACATCTCCACCATCTGTACCGGTATCGCTGCCTCTATGGCGGCCGTATTGCTGGTGGCCGGGAGTGAAAAGAAACGGTTTGCCCTCACCCACTCGCGCGTGATGATTCACCAGCCACTGGGTGGCGTTCAGGGCCAGGCTTCTGACATCGAGATCACGGCACGTGAGATCGCAAAGATCAAGCAGGAGCTCTACCAGATCATCTCCTCCCACTCGGGCAAGTCGGTTGAAGATGTGGCACGCGACTCCGACCGTGACTTCTGGATGACCGCAGACGAGGCTAAGGCCTACGGCATGGTAGATGATGTGCTGGTAAGAAAATAACAACACCCGGATGGCTAAAAAAACAAACAGCAGCAACCATTGCAGTTTCTGCGGAAGAAGTGAACAGGAAGTCAACCTCTTGATCTCCGGAGTGACCGGTTACATTTGCGATATGTGTGCCGAGCAGGCTCATGAGATCGTAAACGAAACCTTCAAGGGTAACAAAAAGAACGACCCGGGGATCAACCTCGCATCGCTACCCAAACCGGCACAGATCAAGGAGTTTCTCGATCACTACGTGATCCGCCAGGAGAATGCAAAACGTTTTCTTTCGGTAGCGGTCTACAATCACTACAAACGAATCCTGCAAAAGAATTTGAAGGATGAAGTAGAGATTGAGAAATCGAACATCATCATGGTGGGTGCCACCGGTACGGGCAAGACATTGCTGGCTCGCACCATTGCCAAGTTATTGCATGTACCCTTTACCATTGTCGACGCCACCGTACTCACCGAGGCCGGTTATGTGGGTGAAGACATTGAAAGCATTCTCACCCGTCTGCTGCAGGTAGCAGACTATGACGTGAATGCGGCTGAGAGGGGAATCGTTTTCATTGATGAAATCGACAAGATCGCACGCAAGAGCGACAACCCCTCCATCACCCGTGACGTGAGCGGTGAAGGGGTACAGCAGGGACTGCTGAAGCTGCTTGAAGGATCGGTGGTCAACGTACCACCCCAGGGAGGACGCAAGCATCCGGAGCAACGGATGATCGCGGTCAACACCAAGAACATCCTCTTCATCTGCGGTGGTGCCTTCGATGGCATCGATAAGAAAATCGCACAGCGCCTCAACACACGGGTGGTGGGGTATGCTGCAAGTAGCCAAAAAGCCAACATCGACCGGGACAACATGCTGCAATACATCACACCGCTCGACCTGAAATCGTTCGGCCTGATTCCCGAGATCATTGGCAGGCTCCCCATCCTCACCTACCTGGAGCCGCTCGACAGGGAGGCGCTGCTGCGCATCCTGGTAGAACCGAAGAACTCAATCATCAAGCAGTATCAGAAGCTGTTCGAGATGGATGGTGTGGCACTCAGCTTTGAGCAGGAGGCATATGAATATATCGTCGACAAGGCGATCGAATTCAAACTGGGGGCACGTGGTTTGCGCTCCATCGTGGAGGCGATTATGATTGATGCCATGTTCAGCACCCCCTCGGAAGAGAAGAAGAAACTGCATGTCACCCGTAAATATGCCGAGCAGCAGCTTGAAAAATCTGACCACCATCATCTGAGGGTGGCCTGAGGCTCTTGATGTTCGACGGATAGAACAAAACCCGCTGATTCACAAACAGCCGGTTCCCGACAGATAAAAAACGCATGGTCTCCCTGCGTTTTTTTCGTGCATTCCCCGTTTTGTTATTGTATATATGAAATACTTTTTTAATTTTGTATCAACCTTTCGGTGACAACCTTCTTATCGCAGGGACACGGGCACAATGGGAAAACAAGATTCAATACACAAGGGTTTAAAGAAATATTTTGGCTTTGATACTTTCAAAGGCAATCAGGAAGCCATTATTGCAAGCATCCTCTCCGGCAAGGACACCTTTGTGCTGATGCCGACGGGAGGAGGCAAGTCGTTGTGTTACCAACTGCCTGCCCTGCTGATGGAGGGTACCGCCATCATCATCTCCCCACTGATCGCGCTGATGAAAAATCAGGTGGATGCCATGCGCAACTACAGTGAAGAAGACGGCATTGCCCATTTTCTCAACTCCTCGCTCAACAAGCAGGAGATTGAAGAGGTGAAACGGGATATCCTTTCCGGCAAAACCAAGATGCTTTACGTTGCGCCAGAGTCACTCACCAAGTTGGAGAATGTGGAGTTCCTGCGCTCCGTACCCATCTCCTTTTACGCGGTGGATGAAGCCCACTGTATCTCTGAGTGGGGACATGACTTCAGACCCGAATACCGGCGCATCAGACCTATCATAGCAGAGATATCCCCCCGTCCCATCATCGCACTTACCGCCACGGCAACCCCCAAGGTGCAACATGACATACAAAAGAACCTGGGAATGAGCCATGCAGCCGTCTTCAAATCGTCCTTCAACCGTCCCAACCTGCATTATGAAGTAAGACCCAAGACGGAACATATAGACAGGGAGATCATCAAATACATCCTCTCACAGGGAAGAAAATCGGGAATCGTCTATTGCCTAAGCCGAAAGAAGGTGGATGACTTTTCCAAGATCCTGCAGGCAAACAATATCAGGGCACTCCCATACCACGCTGGCATGGATGCAGCAACACGCAGCTCCAACCAGGATGCCTTCCTGATGGAGAAAACAGATGTGATTGTCGCAACCATCGCCTTTGGCATGGGGATTGACAAACCAGACGTACGATACGTCATTCATTACGACATCCCCAAGAGCCTGGAGGGTTACTACCAGGAAACCGGGCGTGCCGGACGTGACGGAGGTGAAGGCAGATGCATTGCTTTCTACTCCAATAAAGATCTGCAGAAGCTGGAACGCTTCATGCAGGGTAAGCCCGTCTCTGAACAGGAGATAGGCAAACAACTGCTGCTGGAGACAGCAGCATATGCCGAGACATCGGTATGCCGGAGAAAGATGCTGTTGCATTACTTCGGCGAAGAGTATGATGAAACAAACTGCGAACATTGTGACAATTGTTTAAATCCAAAGAAGAAAGTGGAAGCGAAAGAACTATTGATTACGGTATTGGAAGCAATTTCAGTATTGAAAGAGAAACAGAAAGCCGATTACCTGACCGATTTCCTGACCGGAAAAGAGACTTCTGATATTGAAACATACGGACACAACGAACTGGATGAATTTGGTTCCGGTTCAGATGAAGAGTCCGATACCTGGGAGACCGTGATCCGACAGGCCCTTCTGGACAACTACATCAAGAAGGACATCGAAAATTACGGCATCCTCAAGATTACCAAGAAAGGGAAAGATTTCCTGAAGAACCCGGTCTCATTCAAGGTCACCAGAGATGATGAAGATGAGGACGATATCTCAGATCTGGAAAGTGACGATTCAGATGTGCTCGGTGCAGCTGCCGGCAGTGGCGGTGCAGCCGACCCGGTGCTTTTCTCCATGATGAAGGACCTGAGGAAAAAGTTGTCGAAGAAACTGAATGTACCCCCCTATGTAATCTTCCAACCTTCCTCGCTGGAAGCGATGGCCACCTCCTATCCCATCACACTGGATGAGTTGCAAAATATTCCGGGAGTGGGTGCCGGCAAAGCAAAGCGTTACGGCAAAGAGTTTGTAGACCTGATTCGCAAACATGTGGAGGAAAATGACATCACCCGTCCCGAAGACCTCCGCGTGAAAACGGTCGCCAATAAATCGAAGCTAAAAGTATCGATTGTGCAGGCCATCGACCGCAAGGTGGCTCTCGACGACCTGGCAGAATCGAAAGGCATTGATTTTAACGAGATGCTCGCTGAAGTGGAAGCGATTGTCTATTCGGGTACCAAGATCAACATCGACTACTTTCTCAATGAGGTGATGGATCAGGATGTGCTGCAGGACATCTATGCCTACTTCAAAGAGGCGGAGACAGATAACCTGGAAAGCGCACAGGAAGAGTTCCCGGATTATACCGATACTGAAATCAGACTGGTACGGATCAAGTTCTTCTCCGACATGGCCAACTAATCAGTTTGCAACAATTTAAACATATTCACACCAGTATCGTTATGATAGAAAGACGAAAGGTGTTTGGATCATGAAATATTTACAAGAGATAAATAGTCCCGACGATCTTAAGAATCTCAAGATAGAACAACTGGAAGAGGTTTGTGCAGACCTGAGGGAATTCATCATCGATCATCTCTCCCACAACCCGGGACATTTTGGTTCCAGCCTGGGCACCGTTGAGCTGACCGTTGCGTTACACTATCTGTACAACACCCCCTACGATCGCCTGGTATGGGATGTGGGACATCAGGCTTACAGCCACAAAATCCTTAGCGGGAGGCGCGATCGCTTTCATACCAATCGGAAACTGGGAGGCATCTCAGGATTTATCAACCCATCCGAAAGCGAGTATGATACCTTCTCGGTGGGACATGCTTCCACCTCCATTTCAGCCGCGCTGGGCATGGCTGTTGCTGCATCGTTGCGCAAGGAAGAAGATCGCCACGTGGTGGCCGTGATTGGTGATGGCTCAATGACCGGCGGTTTGGCGTACGAAGGACTCAACAACGCCTGCTCACAACCCAACAACCTGTTGATCATCCTTAACGACAACAACATGTCGATTGATAACAACGTGGGCGGGTTACAGGATTACCTGGTGAAGCTGACCACCTCATCGAAGTATAACAAGGTAAGACATGATGTCTACCAGGGGTTCCGTCGTCGCAACCTGATCTCCGAGCGCGACAAAAACAGGGTGCTGCGTTTCAGCAACAGCATCAAGTCGCTGCTCACCAAAGAACAAAACCTCTTCGAGGGATTCAACATCCGCTATTTCGGTCCGGTAGATGGACATGACCTGCCCGGGCTGATCCGCATCCTCTCCAACATCAAGGAGATGAAAGGTCCCAAGATGCTTCACATCAAAACCGTAAAGGGTAAAGGTTATGAGCCGGCTGAGCGCTCGGCCACTGAATGGCATGCTCCCGGCCTCTTCAACAAGGAGACCGGAGAACGCAAGGTGAAGAAGTGTCTGGACCAACCGCAGGCCTACCAGGATGTCTTCGGTCATACCCTAGTGGAGATGGCCAAGGAAAACGATTCAATTGTGGGGGTGACCCCCGCCATGCCTACCGGTTGTTCCATGATTTACCTGATGAAGGAGATGCCGGAACGGGCATTCGATGTGGGAATCGCCGAAGCACATGCGGTAACCTTCTCCGCCGGCATGGCCAAAGAGGGGATGATTCCCTTCTGCAACATCTACTCTTCCTTCATGCAGCGTGCCTACGACCAGGTAATCCACGACGTGGCACTGCAGAAGCTGAAGGTGATCATGTGCCTCGACAGGGCGGGTCTGGTAGGTCCCGACGGCCCCACACACCATGGTGCGTTCGACCTGGCTTACCTGCGTCCTATTCCCAACCTTGTGATCTCTGCACCATACAATGAGCATGAGTTACGCAACCTCATGCACACCGCCGTATATGGCAATGACGGCCCCTTTGTAATCCGTTATCCCCGTGGCCAGGGACAGCTTTCCGACTGGCAAAACAAACCCGTGATAGTTCCCATTGGCAAGGGAAGAAAATTAACTGAGGGAAACGATGGGGCACTGCTCTCCATCGGTGCCATTGGCAACAGCGGTGCCAAGGCGATCGAGATGGCGGGAGAAAAAGGGATCAGCCTGGCCCATTACGATATGGTATTCCTCAAACCGATCGACCAGGAGTTGTTGCATGAGGTGGCTTCCCGCTACCCCGTGGTGATCACGCTGGAAAATGGTACGGTAAACGGTGGCCTGGGAAGTGCTGTTTCTGAGTTCCTCTCAGACCACAACTACACAAACGTCAGGCTGCTCAGAATCGGAATCCCCGACACGTTTATAACCCACGGATCCATCAGTGAGCTGCAACAAATCGCAGGCATCGATGTAGAAGGGATCCTGAGACAGATTGAGTCTTTCTGCCTATCTACATCCGACTCACACAATCCGTCAGAGAGAGGGTACAGACACCTTGTTGATTAACAATATTGAAACATCTTCAATGAAAATACTTATTGCCGGTGCAGGCGCCGTTGGTACACACCTTGCGAAGTTGCTCGGACAGGAAAATCATGACATCACCCTGATGGACGAAGACAAAGATCGGCTTGCCATCATACGGGACAACTCCGACGTGCTCACCTATGTAGGGAAATGCACTTCGCTCAAAGATCTCACCGATGCCGGCACCGGAGGTGCCGACCTTTATATCGGTGTGACACCCGAAGAGTCGAAGAACATCACCTCCTGTATGCTGGCCTCCAACCTGGGAGCGAAGAAAACACTGGCCCGTATCGACAACTACGAATACCTGCTGCCTAAGAACAGTGATTTCTTCGAGAAGCTGGGCATCCACTCCATGATCTATCCGGAGCTTATTGCAGCCCGTGAGATCGCCATGTCGCTCAAGAAGCCCTGGACACGCTTCTGGTGGGAGCTATGCAACGGCACCGTGATTCTGGCTGCTGCCAAGGTGCGTGAGAATGCCCCCATCGTCAGCAAATACCTCTATGAGTTGATGGAGGAAAACAAGCGCTTTCACCTGGTTGCCATCAAACGCAACAACACTACGCTGATCCCCAGAGGGAATGATCAGGTGTTGCCCAACGACATCATCTACTTCACCTCACTGCGCAAGCATATCGATACCCTTTCGGAACTGCTGGGCAAGAAATCGTTCGAGACAAAGAAGATCATGTTCATGGGAGGCAGCCGCATCACCATGCGCACCATCCAGCAGCTGCCGCAGAACATCAGTGTCAAGATCATCGAGAAAGACCGCGAGCGGGCGGAGATGCTGGTGGAGATGGCTCCGCCAAACGTCACCGTCTTCGTGGAGGATGGTCGTAACAGTGAGTTTTTGCTGCGGGAGGGGATCACCGAGACCGATGCCTTCCTTGCCCTTACCGCCAACTCGGAAGCCAATATCCTGGGCTGCATGATGGCAAAGCAGTATGGTGTAAAGAAAACAGTGGCAGAGGTGGAGAACCTCGATTACATCTCCATGGCGGAACGGTTTGACATCGGCACGGTGATCAACAAAAAGCTGATTGCCGCCAGCAAGATTTACGAATTGCTGTTGAAGGCGGATGCCTCCAACATCAAGAGCCTCAACATCGCCGATGCCAACGTGGGTGAGGTGACCGCTAAGCCCAACTCAAAGGTGACCAAGAAACTGATTAAAAACCTGAACCTACCCTCCGACATCACCTTCGGAGCCCTGATCCGCAACGGTGAGCCAATGCTTGTGGATGGTGACACCCTGATAGAGCCCTACGACCAGGTGGTGGTTTTCTTCCTTAACAAATCACTCAAAAGCATCGAAAGCCTCTTCAACTGATCCTGATCAGAGGCTACAACACTGAAGCAAACAACATTTGAAGTCGGCAGGATAACAGGAATCTGAACAAAGAAATATGCGGAGATTCAACTATCGGTTTGTTCTGAGCAGCATCGGACTGCTGCTGATGATTGAAGCGCTCTTCATGCTCTTCTCCGCGTTCGTGGGCGAATATTTCCGGGAGAGAGCGGTCACAAGCATCTACCACTCCACGTTGATCACCTTCCTCTCCGGTGCCCTTTTCACCTTCCTGGGCTGGAAGAGAAACCGCAAGCGGGGCAGCATCAGTAAACGGGAGGTATACCTCACCGTGACACTCTCCTGGGTCATCCTGGCTCTCTTCGGAACGCTTCCCTTTCAGCTGAGCGGTGCCATACCCTCCTTCACCAACGCCTTTTTTGAGAGCATGTGTGGTTTCACCACCACCGGCAGCTCTACATTGCTCAACATCGAAGCCTTTCCCAAATCGCTTCACTTCTGGCGCAGCTTCACCCAGTGGATCGGCGGCTTCGGCATCATCATCTTCGTGATGTCATTCATGCCGGTGTTCGGGGGGAGCTCCGGGCAGTTCTTCGATGCTGAAGCTACCGGCATCGCCGAGGATATGTTCCGTCCCCGCATCACCGAGGTGGCACAGCGCATGGCTCTCACCTACCTCACCCTCACCCTTGTTGGCTTCCTCTTTCTATGGGCGGGCCCGATGGATGCGTTCGATGCTGCCTGTCATACCCTCTCGGCGGTCTCCACCGGCGGCTTTTCCACGCGGCAGGCCAGCATTGCCTTTTTCAACTCTCCCTACACCGAGTATGTGATCACCCTGCTGATGTTCTTCGGCGGCACCAACTTCATGCTGCTCTACACCTTCTTCACCCGGTTCAAACTTTCAATCTTCAGGGAAGAGGAGTTTCGCTGGTACCTGGCCATCATCCTGCTTTTCACCCTGCTCATCACCTTCCTGCTCCTCACCACGGGTGAGATGAGCGGACTGGAATCCACCTTCCGCACGGCGCTCTTCCAGGTGGTGGCGGCGGTCACCACCACCGGCTATGCCACCATCGATTTTCAAATGTGGGGACATGTCTACTGGCTCCTGCTGCTTGCCATGATTCTCTTCTGCGGCAGCGAGGGATCCACCTCCGGAGGCATGAAGATCTCGCGACTGGTGGTCCTCTTCAAGAGCACCATGCTGGTGTTCAAAAAGCAGGTGCACCCCGACGCGCTCTACCGGGTGAAGCTCAACGGCAATGTGATCACCGGCAGCGTTTCCGCCAAGGTGCTGGCCTTCGTCTTCCTCTACCTCTCACTGGCAGCCTTCAGCGCGCTGGTGCTGAGTTTCACCGGCATGACCTTCGACGAGTCGATCGGCGTCTCCATCTCCACCATCAGCAGCTATGGCTTTGGCCTTGGCTCCTACGGCCCCAGCGGCAATTTCGAGTCGGCAACTCCCTTTGCCAAGTACTACCTCACCTTCCTGATGCTGGTGGGGCGCCTCGAGGTCTTTACCGTGCTCTCCCTCTTCATCCCGGGATTCTGGAAGAGGTAGCTGAAAGCTGTTAGTTTGTA
This genomic window from Dysgonomonadaceae bacterium zrk40 contains:
- the clpP gene encoding ATP-dependent Clp endopeptidase proteolytic subunit ClpP is translated as MQDDFRKYAVKHLGMNGSRLDSYINITSQGGGYISPTIIEERQLNVAQMDVFSRLMMDRIIFLGTAIDDYTANVIQAQLLYLDSADPGKDISIYINSPGGSVYAGLGIYDTMQFVSSNISTICTGIAASMAAVLLVAGSEKKRFALTHSRVMIHQPLGGVQGQASDIEITAREIAKIKQELYQIISSHSGKSVEDVARDSDRDFWMTADEAKAYGMVDDVLVRK
- the clpX gene encoding ATP-dependent Clp protease ATP-binding subunit ClpX produces the protein MAKKTNSSNHCSFCGRSEQEVNLLISGVTGYICDMCAEQAHEIVNETFKGNKKNDPGINLASLPKPAQIKEFLDHYVIRQENAKRFLSVAVYNHYKRILQKNLKDEVEIEKSNIIMVGATGTGKTLLARTIAKLLHVPFTIVDATVLTEAGYVGEDIESILTRLLQVADYDVNAAERGIVFIDEIDKIARKSDNPSITRDVSGEGVQQGLLKLLEGSVVNVPPQGGRKHPEQRMIAVNTKNILFICGGAFDGIDKKIAQRLNTRVVGYAASSQKANIDRDNMLQYITPLDLKSFGLIPEIIGRLPILTYLEPLDREALLRILVEPKNSIIKQYQKLFEMDGVALSFEQEAYEYIVDKAIEFKLGARGLRSIVEAIMIDAMFSTPSEEKKKLHVTRKYAEQQLEKSDHHHLRVA
- the recQ gene encoding DNA helicase RecQ, producing the protein MGKQDSIHKGLKKYFGFDTFKGNQEAIIASILSGKDTFVLMPTGGGKSLCYQLPALLMEGTAIIISPLIALMKNQVDAMRNYSEEDGIAHFLNSSLNKQEIEEVKRDILSGKTKMLYVAPESLTKLENVEFLRSVPISFYAVDEAHCISEWGHDFRPEYRRIRPIIAEISPRPIIALTATATPKVQHDIQKNLGMSHAAVFKSSFNRPNLHYEVRPKTEHIDREIIKYILSQGRKSGIVYCLSRKKVDDFSKILQANNIRALPYHAGMDAATRSSNQDAFLMEKTDVIVATIAFGMGIDKPDVRYVIHYDIPKSLEGYYQETGRAGRDGGEGRCIAFYSNKDLQKLERFMQGKPVSEQEIGKQLLLETAAYAETSVCRRKMLLHYFGEEYDETNCEHCDNCLNPKKKVEAKELLITVLEAISVLKEKQKADYLTDFLTGKETSDIETYGHNELDEFGSGSDEESDTWETVIRQALLDNYIKKDIENYGILKITKKGKDFLKNPVSFKVTRDDEDEDDISDLESDDSDVLGAAAGSGGAADPVLFSMMKDLRKKLSKKLNVPPYVIFQPSSLEAMATSYPITLDELQNIPGVGAGKAKRYGKEFVDLIRKHVEENDITRPEDLRVKTVANKSKLKVSIVQAIDRKVALDDLAESKGIDFNEMLAEVEAIVYSGTKINIDYFLNEVMDQDVLQDIYAYFKEAETDNLESAQEEFPDYTDTEIRLVRIKFFSDMAN
- a CDS encoding 1-deoxy-D-xylulose-5-phosphate synthase, translated to MKYLQEINSPDDLKNLKIEQLEEVCADLREFIIDHLSHNPGHFGSSLGTVELTVALHYLYNTPYDRLVWDVGHQAYSHKILSGRRDRFHTNRKLGGISGFINPSESEYDTFSVGHASTSISAALGMAVAASLRKEEDRHVVAVIGDGSMTGGLAYEGLNNACSQPNNLLIILNDNNMSIDNNVGGLQDYLVKLTTSSKYNKVRHDVYQGFRRRNLISERDKNRVLRFSNSIKSLLTKEQNLFEGFNIRYFGPVDGHDLPGLIRILSNIKEMKGPKMLHIKTVKGKGYEPAERSATEWHAPGLFNKETGERKVKKCLDQPQAYQDVFGHTLVEMAKENDSIVGVTPAMPTGCSMIYLMKEMPERAFDVGIAEAHAVTFSAGMAKEGMIPFCNIYSSFMQRAYDQVIHDVALQKLKVIMCLDRAGLVGPDGPTHHGAFDLAYLRPIPNLVISAPYNEHELRNLMHTAVYGNDGPFVIRYPRGQGQLSDWQNKPVIVPIGKGRKLTEGNDGALLSIGAIGNSGAKAIEMAGEKGISLAHYDMVFLKPIDQELLHEVASRYPVVITLENGTVNGGLGSAVSEFLSDHNYTNVRLLRIGIPDTFITHGSISELQQIAGIDVEGILRQIESFCLSTSDSHNPSERGYRHLVD
- the trkA gene encoding Trk system potassium transporter TrkA, coding for MKILIAGAGAVGTHLAKLLGQENHDITLMDEDKDRLAIIRDNSDVLTYVGKCTSLKDLTDAGTGGADLYIGVTPEESKNITSCMLASNLGAKKTLARIDNYEYLLPKNSDFFEKLGIHSMIYPELIAAREIAMSLKKPWTRFWWELCNGTVILAAAKVRENAPIVSKYLYELMEENKRFHLVAIKRNNTTLIPRGNDQVLPNDIIYFTSLRKHIDTLSELLGKKSFETKKIMFMGGSRITMRTIQQLPQNISVKIIEKDRERAEMLVEMAPPNVTVFVEDGRNSEFLLREGITETDAFLALTANSEANILGCMMAKQYGVKKTVAEVENLDYISMAERFDIGTVINKKLIAASKIYELLLKADASNIKSLNIADANVGEVTAKPNSKVTKKLIKNLNLPSDITFGALIRNGEPMLVDGDTLIEPYDQVVVFFLNKSLKSIESLFN
- a CDS encoding TrkH family potassium uptake protein; protein product: MRRFNYRFVLSSIGLLLMIEALFMLFSAFVGEYFRERAVTSIYHSTLITFLSGALFTFLGWKRNRKRGSISKREVYLTVTLSWVILALFGTLPFQLSGAIPSFTNAFFESMCGFTTTGSSTLLNIEAFPKSLHFWRSFTQWIGGFGIIIFVMSFMPVFGGSSGQFFDAEATGIAEDMFRPRITEVAQRMALTYLTLTLVGFLFLWAGPMDAFDAACHTLSAVSTGGFSTRQASIAFFNSPYTEYVITLLMFFGGTNFMLLYTFFTRFKLSIFREEEFRWYLAIILLFTLLITFLLLTTGEMSGLESTFRTALFQVVAAVTTTGYATIDFQMWGHVYWLLLLAMILFCGSEGSTSGGMKISRLVVLFKSTMLVFKKQVHPDALYRVKLNGNVITGSVSAKVLAFVFLYLSLAAFSALVLSFTGMTFDESIGVSISTISSYGFGLGSYGPSGNFESATPFAKYYLTFLMLVGRLEVFTVLSLFIPGFWKR